From the genome of Scytonema hofmannii PCC 7110, one region includes:
- the fmt gene encoding methionyl-tRNA formyltransferase, translated as MKIVFFGTPDFAVPTLEKLLNHPDFEVIAVVTQPDKRRGRGNKLTPSPVKAVATFASLPVWQPQRVKKNAETLTKLRGADADAFVVVAYGQILSQKILDIPKLGCINVHGSILPKYRGAAPIQWCLYNGETETGITTMLMDEGMDTGAMLLTATTPIGLLDNAQDLAKNLAIAGADLLVETLLKLKRQEGEPIPQDNSEATYAPMITKDDYRLDWSKSAIQLHNQIRGFYPDCVTTFRNQPLKITATAPLGSTYGYELPLEMEAIQKKLPDLSAVSGNPGEVVGIAKGIGAIVKTGDGLLLLREVQPAGKRPQSGWDFINGTRLVVGEVFV; from the coding sequence ATGAAAATAGTTTTCTTTGGAACTCCTGATTTTGCCGTACCTACTCTAGAAAAACTGCTGAACCATCCGGACTTTGAAGTCATAGCAGTTGTGACACAGCCCGATAAACGGCGCGGACGCGGGAACAAATTGACACCCTCACCAGTCAAAGCAGTTGCGACTTTCGCAAGTTTGCCCGTTTGGCAACCCCAAAGGGTGAAAAAAAATGCTGAAACTTTGACCAAACTTCGAGGAGCAGATGCTGATGCATTTGTTGTTGTCGCTTACGGGCAAATTCTATCGCAAAAGATTTTAGATATACCCAAGTTGGGGTGCATCAATGTACATGGCTCAATTTTACCAAAGTACCGAGGAGCAGCCCCCATTCAATGGTGTTTGTATAACGGCGAAACTGAAACTGGTATCACAACTATGTTGATGGATGAGGGGATGGATACTGGTGCAATGTTACTAACAGCCACAACACCCATAGGATTATTGGATAATGCCCAAGATTTGGCAAAAAACCTTGCGATCGCAGGTGCAGATTTATTGGTGGAGACTTTGTTGAAGCTTAAACGCCAGGAAGGGGAACCAATCCCTCAAGATAATTCTGAAGCGACTTATGCACCAATGATTACAAAAGATGATTATCGGTTGGATTGGTCAAAAAGTGCAATACAGTTACACAATCAAATTAGAGGCTTTTACCCTGACTGTGTGACAACTTTTCGCAATCAACCTTTAAAAATTACTGCTACTGCGCCCCTTGGCTCTACTTACGGATATGAGTTACCACTAGAAATGGAAGCAATACAAAAGAAATTGCCGGATTTATCAGCAGTGTCGGGTAACCCAGGGGAAGTTGTCGGCATTGCCAAGGGGATCGGAGCGATCGTAAAAACTGGAGATGGTTTGTTACTCCTGCGAGAAGTTCAACCTGCTGGCAAACGTCCTCAGTCAGGGTGGGATTTTATTAATGGTACGCGTTTAGTCGTGGGAGAAGTTTTTGTGTGA